One part of the Vitis riparia cultivar Riparia Gloire de Montpellier isolate 1030 chromosome 6, EGFV_Vit.rip_1.0, whole genome shotgun sequence genome encodes these proteins:
- the LOC117917142 gene encoding heterogeneous nuclear ribonucleoprotein F: MFYRGKYADGLDGRDMGPKRQRITDQGSSFYGGSPGSSFMYNASPYSYIGQPPPFPVVRLRGLPFDCSEADVAEFFHSLDIVDVLFVHKNGRFTGEAFCVLGYPLQVEFALQRNRQNMGRRYVEVFRSKRQEYYKAIANEVSDTRGGSPRRTAPKAKSNDEGKESAEHTGVLRLRGLPFSASKEDIMDFFKDFVLSEDSIHMTVNSEGRPTGEAFVEFTNAEDSKAAMAKDRMTLGSRYIELFPSSLEELDEAVARGR; the protein is encoded by the exons atgttCTACAGAGG TAAATATGCGGATGGGCTTGATGGGCGTGATATGGGTCCAAAGCGGCAGCGTATAACTGATCAGGGCTCTTCATTTTATGGGGGTTCCCCTGGTTCAAGTTTCATGTACAATGCTTCGCCTTATTCATATATTGGCCAACCTCCACCATTCCCTGTTGTTCGACTTCGTGGTCTTCCCTTTGATTGCTCGGAAGCTGATGTGGCTGAGTTCTTCCATAGTCTTGACATCGTTGATGTTCTTTTCGTCCATAAGAATGGCAGGTTCACTGGGGAAGCTTTCTGTGTTCTGGGCTATCCTCTCCAAGTTGAATTTGCTCTTCAGAGGAATAGGCAGAACATGGGCCGGCGATACGTTGAGGTTTTCAGAAGCAAGAGGCAGGAGTATTATAAGGCTATTGCTAATGAAGTTTCAGATACTCGTGGTGGTTCACCTCGCAGAACTGCCCCAAAGGCAAAATCTAATGATGAAGGAAAAGAATCAGCTGAGCATACAGGGGTATTGCGATTAAGGGGATTGCCATTTTCAGCTAGCAAGGAAGATATTATGGATTTCTTTAAAGATTTTGTGCTGTCAGAAGACTCAATTCATATGACAGTTAATTCAGAAGGGAGGCCAACAGGGGAAGCATTTGTGGAGTTCACAAATGCTGAGGATTCAAAAGCAGCTATGGCTAAGGATAGAATGACCCTTGGGAGTCGCTATATAGAACTGTTTCCCTCATCACTCGAGGAGTTGGACGAGGCTGTTGCAAGAGGACGGTGA